The Candidatus Desulfofervidus auxilii DNA segment AGGAAAGTCATTATCTCACAAAGCTGTTTTATTTGCCACAAATGATCTTTATGCTGAATTTATCTCAGAATTTAAGGAAGAGCTTCAATCATTTTTTCTGTTTACTATTCCTGATAAGGAATTGCTTGATAAAATAATAAATAAAAATACAATGAAAGAGTTGGCAGAAAGGGCTGGGTTAACAGTCCCTAAAACCTTTTCTTTATTATCTTATGAGTCTATAACTAAAATAGCTGAAACATTAACTTATCCATGTTTAATAAAACCTTTAGATTCATTTTCAATAAATTTCCCAGGGAAAAATATACTTATTAACAATAAACAAGAGTTTATAGAATTTTACCACAACAATCCACATTTTGTGGGTAAAACAATAATTCAAGAGTTAATAACTGGTGGTGATCAAAATATTTTTCAATGTACAACCTATTTTAATAAAAATAGCATTCCGCTATGTGTTTTTACTATGCAAAAGATACGGCAATATCCTCCTTGTTTCGGTATTACTTCCTTTGGTGTAAGTAAAACAATACCTGAACTAATAGAGCAAACCTTTATTTTCTTAAAAAATATCAATCATAAAGGATTTGCATCTGTAGAATTTAAATGGGATGAAAAAAGGCAAAAATACTTTTTCTTCGAAGTTAATCCAAGATTACCTTGGTATAATTCACTATTTACTGCAAGTGGGGTTAATTTCCCTTATATTGCTTATTTGGACCATACATCTTCATGCATCTTAAAAAACAAGATGCCTAAACAAATTGATGGAGTGTATTGGCTTAATTTCAGAGTAGATATCAGTTCATTTTGGAGAAGACGAAAACTAGGTGATAAAATTTCTTTGTCGCAATGGCTTCAATCCATTTTTTGTGCTCGGTCCTTTGCTTATTGGCATAAAAAAGACCCCCTTCCGTTTTGTTGGGCAAGTTTAGATTTTTTAAGTTTTTTGGGAAGTAAATTTGTAGAAAATTTAACGAAATATTTATGAAAAACGAATATAAAAATATCACCTTACCATCAGGGTCATGGTGTGGAGACCGTGAAATTAATATTTATTTTCCAAAAAACTGGGAAATCAACGTTTTTGGGCCTAAATCATTTAAAAAATTAACTGATGAGGATATTATTACTCGTTTAAATAACCCTATAAAATGCCCTTCCCTTTTTGAAATACTTTCAAATCAAAAAAAAATAGCAATTATAGTAGATGACATAACAAGACCAACGCCAGTATCAAAAATTCTTTCTATTTTATTAACAATAATTAAAAATCAAGGAATCAATAATTCTAATATTAAAATTATAATTGCAACAGGTACACATAAGATAGCTAAAAATTCTACATTCTTTAATAAACTAGATAAAAAAATTCTTAACGAAATAAAAGTTATAATACATCATTGCAAAAAAGATTTAAAATTCATTGGTTATTCGAAAAATAAAATTCCTATATATATTAATAAATACGCTGCAGAAGCTGATGTAAAAATAAGTATTGGAGGGGTTTACCCTCATGATGACGTAGGTTTTAGTGGAGGAGCAAAAATATTAATTGGCGTACTTGGACTTAAATCTATAAGTTTATTACATAGAAATTTTCCTGAGGTGGAACGAGGGAGAATGGTAGAACTGCCATTTAGACATGAATTAGAAAGTATCGCAAGCAAAGTTGGTCTTGATTTTAGTATAAATGTAGTTATCGGTGCCAAAAAAGAAATCATAGAACTCTTTACTGGTCACTATTACTATGCATTTAGAAAAGCGGCACAATTTGTTAAAAATAATTTTGGAACTGAAATAGTGCCTAAAGCTGATATAGTAATTTCTAATGCTTATCCTTTAGATACTTCAGGTATTGTTATTGGAAAAAGTTTATGGCCATTTCGTTATTATAAAAATTCAAATGTTAAAATCATTATAGCAGCACTTTGTGAAGGATTTGGTACGCGTTACTTTGCTTGTATATCCACAAAGGAAAAATTTCTCTATTATCTTAAAAAAATAACAATGGCATCTTATCTTAGGAATAAATGGAAAGAATACAAAACTTTACAAAAAATTATTTCTAATCCTGATTTTAAATGGAAATTAAATTATGTTATTTTTGTGCCTTTCATTCAAAATAAAGTAAAATTAAAAAAAGTATGGAATAATAAATTCATATTTTATTCCTGGGATAACCTATTAAAAGAACTTAAATCTAAATTTTCACAAAAACAAGTTGTTAAAGTAGTAGTTTATCCATGTTCTCCCTTACAATTCCCTCTTTTCTCAAACTTCTAAATGAAACATTTTGAATAAAAATATTCCTAATTGAAGCCATGGCTAGCAAAGTGCCTGTTGTTTGTACTAATGTAGGAGGTATTCCTGAAGTAATTGAGGATGGTATAAATGGTTTCCTTGTTCCTGTTGCTAACTCAAGTACATTAGCTGAAAAAATAATATATCTTTTAAAAAACAAAACACTATCAAACAACTTTACCCTTTATGGCTACCACAAAATTAAACAGCGATTTAGTTTACAATCCATGCTTGATAAATATGCAGAAATTTACTCAGACTTAATGACCATGAACTAAGTACAAAGGACTAAGCCCAACGCAATCAACTCAACAAACACAACAAACATGTTAACGTGTCAACGTACTTACGTTCCAACGTTCTAACGTGTAAACGCGCAAAAATGAAAATAGTTAGCGTTGTAGGTGCAAGGCCAAATTTCATGAAGGTAGCTCCAATTATCAGAGCCATTGAAAAGTATAATGAATCTTATTACCAGTCACCAATCACTAATCACTATTCACTAAACCCTATTCACCACATCCTTGCCCACACAGGCCAGCACTATGATAACCACATGTCCGATGCCTTCTTTAAAGACCTAGGGCTTCCAAAGCCTGATATTTATTTAGGTATAGGCTCAGCTTCTCACGCAGTTCAAACGGCCGAAATTATGAAACGATTTGAACAAATTTTATTAAAAGAAAAGCCAAATATAGTGATTGTAGTAGGTGATGTAAACTCTACCCTTGCCTGTGCCCTCGTTGCCTCCAAAATCGAATATCCAACTTCTAACTTGCAACTTGTAACTTGCAACTTAAAGCAGCGGAAGCCGCTGATTGCCCACGTAGAAGCCGGCCTCCGTTCCTTTGACCGTTCTATGCCTGAAGAGATTAATCGCATATTAACCGACCATATTTCCGATTTTCTTTTTGTCACAGAACCTAGTGGAATAGAAAACCTTAAAAATGAAGGCTTTAAAAACTTTCTTGATTGCCAATCACTAACTACTAATCACCAATCACCAATTACCAATTACCAACTGCCACTTGTAGCATATGTCGGCAACACCATGATAGATACTCTTCTCAAGCATCGCCAAAAAGCCCAAAAATCAGATATTCTTTATCGTCTCGGCCTAATAAAGGATTTTTCAACTGACAACGGTCAACCGACTACTGACTACTGTGTGTTAACGCTTCACCGCCCTTCAAATGTTGATAATAAAGAAACCTTCTTAAATATAATTGAAGCCCTAAAAGAAATTTCAAAACATATCCCTATCATATTTCCAGCCCATCCCCGCACTCAAACCCGTATCAAACAATTCAGACTTGAACAATATTTTAAAAGATTTTCAACTTCAAACTTGCAACTTGCAACTTGCAACTCTGGTATTTACTGCATAGAACCTCTCGGTTATCTTGACTTTCTTTGTCTTATGTCAAACGCAAAAATTGTCTTAACAGACTCTGGAGGCATTCAAGAAGAAACCACTATTTTAGGTATTCCCTGTGTAACCATTAGAAAAAATACCGAACGCCCAATTACTGTAAAAATGGGCACAAATATTATTGCTGGAACTAAAAAAGAAAACATTGTCAATGCTACGTTTTCGCAACTCAATAAACGCAATAACGCAACAAACCCAATCCCCCTTTGGGACGGCCAAGCCGCTAAACGCATCGTAAAAATTCTGGTAGAAAATTATCAACATTCTTACGTGTAAACGTTCAAACGTGCTGACGTGCAAACGTGTAAACTTGCAAACTTTCTAACTTGCTAACTTGTAACTTTATATTAAAAAACGTTTTAACGTAAAATCATGAAAAAAATCCTCATAATTTCTTACTACTATCCACCTCTAAATGATGTAGGGGGATTGCGGGCACTTGCCTTTTCAAAATACCTGCCTGAATTTGGCTGGCAGCCTTATGTACTTTCTGTAAAAAATCCAGATAAAGGCTGGTGCACTTTAGGAAATAGCAAACCACCTGATAGAGTAAAAGTATATTATACTTGGTCACTTATTAATCTAACACGGGCTACAGGCAAACTGAATGGTCTTTTGGCTAAAATTTTACATCCTTTTGGTATAAATTTAAACAAACCACTTATAAGAGACCTTTTTTGTATTCCTGACCAATTTATCGGTTGGATTCCATTAACTTTTATTAAAGCCCTAAATTTAATAAGAAAGAATAATATTGACATAATCTACGTCTCATGTAAACCATTCAGTTCTGCCATTATTGGAGCTTTACTTAAATATGTAACAAAAAAGCCTTTAGTGCTAGATTTTCGAGATCCTGTTTCTCCCTTATTTTCACGCCATGATGGTTGTTACAAACATTTACCAACCTTTCAATTGACAAAAAGGATGGAAGAAATAATCCTCCAAAACACAGATAAATTTATTGTAGTAACAAAAGAAACAAAGGAATTATATCTATCCAATTTCCCAGTTCTGAATAACAAAATACATGTAATCTATAATGGTTTCATGGAAGAATATTTTTCTTTAAATCCTGAGCCTTTTGAAAAATTTACTATTGTTTATAGTGGAAATTTTTATGCTGGAATAATTCCACCAGACCCATTTTTTAAAGCACTTCAAGTAATTATTAATGAAAATAATTCTTTAAAAGATGAAATTCAATTTCTATACGTTGGTAAAAATGCTGATTGGCTAAAAACAATGGTAAAAAAATATAATCTTCATGATGTTGTAAAAGTAACAGGTTATGTCTCTCGCCCAAAATCCATAGAATATATCTTTAAATCCTCAATATTACTTTTAAGGATAGTCCCAGCCATGATTAGCACAAAGCTTTTTGAAGGCCTAGCTGCGGGTTTACCTATTTTAGCCCTTATAAACAAAGGAGAAGTAGAACAAATTATAAAAACATATTCAAAAACTCCATATTATATAGTTAAGCCAGATGATATTTTAGGTATTGCACAAGCCATAAAAGATGCCTATAAAAAATGGCAAAATGGGAAATTAGAAAAAAAGAAAAACCCTGCATTTTACCGTGACTTTAGCAAAAAAAATTTAACTGCCAAATTTGTTGAAATTTTAAACAAACTTTCAGGATAGCTCAAACTCTGCTGGATTTTAAAGTATATGAAACTTTCTCATAAAGAAATAACCCGAATTAAAGAAACATTAGAAATGATACCTTCAGATGTGGTTTCAATTCTTGAAGTTGGATGTGGGGATGGCCGAATTACTAATTCTATTTGCCACAAACATAAACTAACTGGCATTGATATAGACAAAGAAAGAATTAAATCATTTCGAGGGATAAAAATAAT contains these protein-coding regions:
- a CDS encoding UDP-N-acetyl glucosamine 2-epimerase, producing MKIVSVVGARPNFMKVAPIIRAIEKYNESYYQSPITNHYSLNPIHHILAHTGQHYDNHMSDAFFKDLGLPKPDIYLGIGSASHAVQTAEIMKRFEQILLKEKPNIVIVVGDVNSTLACALVASKIEYPTSNLQLVTCNLKQRKPLIAHVEAGLRSFDRSMPEEINRILTDHISDFLFVTEPSGIENLKNEGFKNFLDCQSLTTNHQSPITNYQLPLVAYVGNTMIDTLLKHRQKAQKSDILYRLGLIKDFSTDNGQPTTDYCVLTLHRPSNVDNKETFLNIIEALKEISKHIPIIFPAHPRTQTRIKQFRLEQYFKRFSTSNLQLATCNSGIYCIEPLGYLDFLCLMSNAKIVLTDSGGIQEETTILGIPCVTIRKNTERPITVKMGTNIIAGTKKENIVNATFSQLNKRNNATNPIPLWDGQAAKRIVKILVENYQHSYV
- a CDS encoding glycosyltransferase, yielding MEAMASKVPVVCTNVGGIPEVIEDGINGFLVPVANSSTLAEKIIYLLKNKTLSNNFTLYGYHKIKQRFSLQSMLDKYAEIYSDLMTMN
- a CDS encoding lactate racemase domain-containing protein — its product is MKNEYKNITLPSGSWCGDREINIYFPKNWEINVFGPKSFKKLTDEDIITRLNNPIKCPSLFEILSNQKKIAIIVDDITRPTPVSKILSILLTIIKNQGINNSNIKIIIATGTHKIAKNSTFFNKLDKKILNEIKVIIHHCKKDLKFIGYSKNKIPIYINKYAAEADVKISIGGVYPHDDVGFSGGAKILIGVLGLKSISLLHRNFPEVERGRMVELPFRHELESIASKVGLDFSINVVIGAKKEIIELFTGHYYYAFRKAAQFVKNNFGTEIVPKADIVISNAYPLDTSGIVIGKSLWPFRYYKNSNVKIIIAALCEGFGTRYFACISTKEKFLYYLKKITMASYLRNKWKEYKTLQKIISNPDFKWKLNYVIFVPFIQNKVKLKKVWNNKFIFYSWDNLLKELKSKFSQKQVVKVVVYPCSPLQFPLFSNF
- a CDS encoding glycosyltransferase encodes the protein MKKILIISYYYPPLNDVGGLRALAFSKYLPEFGWQPYVLSVKNPDKGWCTLGNSKPPDRVKVYYTWSLINLTRATGKLNGLLAKILHPFGINLNKPLIRDLFCIPDQFIGWIPLTFIKALNLIRKNNIDIIYVSCKPFSSAIIGALLKYVTKKPLVLDFRDPVSPLFSRHDGCYKHLPTFQLTKRMEEIILQNTDKFIVVTKETKELYLSNFPVLNNKIHVIYNGFMEEYFSLNPEPFEKFTIVYSGNFYAGIIPPDPFFKALQVIINENNSLKDEIQFLYVGKNADWLKTMVKKYNLHDVVKVTGYVSRPKSIEYIFKSSILLLRIVPAMISTKLFEGLAAGLPILALINKGEVEQIIKTYSKTPYYIVKPDDILGIAQAIKDAYKKWQNGKLEKKKNPAFYRDFSKKNLTAKFVEILNKLSG